A window of the Penaeus monodon isolate SGIC_2016 chromosome 11, NSTDA_Pmon_1, whole genome shotgun sequence genome harbors these coding sequences:
- the LOC119578659 gene encoding zinc finger protein 37-like, which translates to MSRSYLYYCGKLDLGGRMYSHFDIMNRDCPNECVFEGEIEAPLCNLDRLVKNVIVEDALPSNEPQDNDGERESPFSASHDSKCNAPNEVLIRCSKSGSELLKGISLEKNNRREKILDDVTIRTYTGLSSESVPECPLRRPEKVPCNVPVSEKVEESLANKQVSEVCDLVSPSKASAVELPYICKENVVQSCDTIRESYGTSGQKGMPSNKGGWKYNIVTRYLNEASHGECNRNPVAEFAVEVNGVTVIIKEFAVPCQEDQNDPISSTSTSENISIDSKENLNEHSNSQIEIVSHRTNETKASDDYEQVNENEENQETSRGETSRKGDEHLIQCNKCPSSHKSFEAMITHFLKDHITTKCLFKCPFSKCPSTISYRTAATHIRGHVKEEIYTCQHCLFSTWHKGGFSRHIAAHKLDALRATDG; encoded by the exons ATGTCAAGATCGTATCTTTATTATTGCGGGAAGTTAGATTTGGGAGGAAGAATGTATTCCCATTTCGACATAATGAACAGGGACTGTCCGAATGAATGTGTAtttgaaggagaaatagaagctCCTTTGTGTAATCTCGATAGACTTGTTAAGAATGTAATCGTAGAGGATGCATTGCCTAGTAATGAACCACAGGACAATGATGGTGAAAGGGAGAGTCCTTTCTCGGCAAGTCATGACAGCAAATGCAATGCGCCTAATGAAGTTTTGATTCGTTGCAGCAAATCAGGTTCAGAACTTCTCAAAGGCATTTCGTTGGAAAAGAATAATCGACGAGAGAAGATTTTAGACGATGTCACGATCAGGACCTATACTGGCTTGTCCTCAGAATCTGTGCCAGAATGCCCTTTGAGAAGACCTGAAAAGGTTCCTTGTAATGTACCCGTTTCAGAAAAGGTTGAGGAATCTCTTGCAAACAAACAGGTTTCTGAAGTCTGTGATCTTGTCAGTCCTAGTAAAGCCAGTGCAGTAGAGCTTCCGTACATCTGCAAGGAAAATGTAGTCCAGAGCTGTGATACTATTAGGGAATCTTATGGCACATCTGGTCAGAAGGGCATGCCAAGCAATAAAGGAGGATGGAAATATAATATTGTAACACGCTATTTAAACGAGGCAAGTCACGGAGAATGCAATAGAAATCCCGTAGCAGAATTTGCTGTTGAAGTTAATGGTGTAACAGTTATTATAAAAGAGTTTGCCGTGCCATGTCAGGAGGATCAGAACGACCCAATTAGCAGCACATCCACCTCAGAGAATATAAGTATAGACAGTAAGGAAAATCTCAACGAACACAGCAATTCACAAATTGAAATTGTGAGTCATAGGACCAACGAGACAAAAGCTTCAGATGATTACGAACAagttaatgaaaatgaagaaaatcaaGAAACCAGCAGAGGGGAAACTTCAAGGAAAGGAGATGAGCACCTCATACAGTGCAATAAGTGTCCCTCTTCGCACAAGTCGTTCGAAGCCATGATCACTCATTTCTTGAAGGACCACATCACTACCAAGTGTCTTTTCAAGTGTCCCTTCTCCAAGTGTCCGTCCACAATTTCCTACAGGACGGCTGCAACCCACATCCGGGGGCACGTAAAGGAAGAGATTTACACTTGCCAACACTGCCTGTTTTCTACGTGGCACAAAGGAGGATTTTCACGGCACATTGCGGCTCATAAGTTAG ATGCATTACGTGCGACAGATGGTTGA